Within Limisalsivibrio acetivorans, the genomic segment CTTCGGAGGTATGGTGGAGCGTGTGGTCGTGTGGGAGAGCGATAACTCAGCGGCGGAATACTTTGAGCAGTAAGGGCTATATAAAAGAGGTATTTGCCTCCATACAGGGTGAGGGACTCTTCAGCGGAGCGAGGCAGATATTCATACGTTTTGCCGGCTGTTCTGCGGGTTGCTCCTATTGCGATACGGACTATGAGGCCGGGGAAACCTTCGACTTCGGCGGTCTTGAGGTGGAGAACCCGATCTCTGCCTCCGAGCTTGCGGAGCTCGTTCAGGACCGCTGGGAGATGGGGGAGTTTCACTCCGTTGCCTTCACAGGGGGAGAACCCCTAGAGCAGAAGGAATTCCTCTTTGAGACAGCCTCGATCCTCAGAGAAAACGCACTCCTTATGCTGGAGACCTCCGGTTTTAATCATGAACTTATCCCCGAATCGGCAGAACTCTTTGATATGCTCAGTATAGATGTTAAAATATGTGAAGAGGGGTGGGACGAGCGTTTACCCGCTCTCCTTGATATACTCAACGAGATACCCGGCGAGTTGTATTACCTTAAACTCATAGCAGATATAAACAATACTGATGAGGACTTCGAGTTTGCCGCCGGACTTCTAAGCGGGGTGTTCTGCACTGGAATGTTCCTGCAGAGTGTGGATAACTCTCTGGATTTCAAGACAATTGATAAAATACAGGCTATAATGTATAAAAAGGGAGCGGCTCTCCTTTACAGGCCGCAAATTCATAAATTAGCCGGGTTTAGATGATGAAACTTTTCAGCAAAAAGGAACAGACCTTTCAGGACGCAATGGACCTGTACAACAAGAAGAAGTACAAGCAGGCAGCCGAGATCTGCGAGAATCTTCTTAAGGTTCACAAGGAGAACTTTGAGATTCTGAACCTCCTGGGCGACACCTACCACAAGCTTGGTGATAAGAAGAAGGCTCTGGAAACCTTTAACAAACTGCTGAAAAAATTCGAAGGGGAGAGCTTTGTGGACAGAGCTCTCGCTCTGACAAAGAAGATTATAAGGCTTTACCCCGAAGAGGTTGAGTACAGGGAGAAGCTTGCTGAGATATACGGCCGCAAGAAACTCGTTCGTGAGATGATGGACCTGCTCGAGGATATCGCCACTAATTACGAGTCAGAGGGCAAGCCCACCGAGGCCTCCCGTGTTCTCCGCCGTATGCTTGAGATCGACATGAAGAACCCTGCCGATGTTGCTGAGCTCCTCCGCAGGATCGAACGTGCCGGCTCCAAAGAGGATATAACAACAGCCATCGAGAAGGCGCTTGCTCTGAAGAAGCTCACCGGCGACTACCCCGTTGTATTCGTGGACAAGGCCCTTGAATACGGTGTGGACAGAACCTTCTACATAGACCGCATAGATGACTATATCCTCTGCGCACCGGACAGGTTCAGCCATGTTGCAGACATCTCCGCAGAGAAGCTTGAGGAGAAGTTCGACAAAGAGTTCTATGAGCTCATATGCGAAAAAGTGGACAGCGAACAGCTCGTCCCCTTCCTTGTTCGCCTTAAGCAGAAGTATAAGAGTGCAGACATCTACGGCAGACTTCTGGATATCGCACGGGAGAATCAGGATATGGATATGGTGGCGAACCTCACTGCAGAGGTGGCGGCACTTCCTGAGGATGATATCGAGTATGACCTTGCTAAAGCCGTGGTGGAACGTACTTCCGACATAGAGAATCATGAAATACTGGAAAAGGTATATGAAATAGTCGTAAAAGCCCATGCCTACGACATAAAGGATCAGGTAATGGATATCCTCCGTGAGGCCTATGAGAAGGCTGGTGAAACGGAGAAGGCGCAGAAGATCGCAGATGAGATATATGGTGCGGCCAGTTCCGGTCCTGAGCCTCTGGATACTGCACCTGCGGCGGGTGTTATTTCCGACTTCGACGATGATGAAGGTATGGATGACCCCGAAACAAGAGAGATGCTCGAATCTACCTTGTCCAGCTACAGCGGTGGCTCCGAACAGCCCGAAGGGTTGACTCTGGACAATTTCGGCGATGATTCTTCCGATGAAAACGTTGAGGTGGGAACGGTTGAGCTGGACAGCTTCGGTAGTGACGATGACGGCGATGCCAACGTTGCGGAGGAAGAGCTGGAGCTCGACTCCTTCGGCGCCGGCGATGATGAGCCGGAGGTTGAGGAAGAGGTTCTGGATCTTGACTCCTTTCAGGAAGAAGAGAAAAAGCCCGAACCTAAGCCTGAGCCCCCTAAGGACAAAGTGCTTGAAATACCCGAGGATGAAGAGTTTGACCTAGGTATGCTCTCTGCCGATGACGAACCGGAGGAGGATGATATATTCGGCTCCTCTGACAAGGGTGAGGAATCCTCATCCATAGATGACATGTTCGGAGATCTTGAACCCTCTGAGCCCGAGCCTGAAGAGGAGAAAGAAGAGGAAAACTCCCCCTCCACCATTGACGATCTCGACTTCGATAACTATACCGGAGATGAAGAGGAGGTAAAGCCTGAGAAAAACACAGGTTCGGCGGATCTCCTCTCGGATCTGGATTTTGGCGAGGACAGCGATAAAAAGTAACAGCCGGGTGCTGTATCCGCCCCGGAGGAGATTTTGACAGGTAAAGGAAGATACACCATAAGAAGAATACTCATGTATTCTCTGCTTGTTGCCGCCCTTCTTGTGGTGAACCTCCTTGTCGGCTCCAATATAGTCAATACCGGTTTCCCCTGGTATTCCAATATCTCCATTTTCCTTCTTATAAATACTAATATCATTCTACTGCTCGTGGTGTTCATACTCATTTTCCGAAACCTCGGAAAGCTTCTTGTGGACCGAAAACGGAATATCTTCGGGACGAGGCTCCAGAGCAAGCTGGTCATTTTCTCCGTTATACTTGCCGTTATCCCTGTTTTCATCGTTTTTGCGTTCTCAAGCACAGTCATAAACAACAGTATCGATAAATGGTTCGATGCCCAGATTGAGCAGGCTTTGAAAAGCTCCATCGACCTTATGCAGAAGTATCAGAACAGGCTCGAGCAGGACATTATTGAGCAGAGCGACATACTTTCCCAGCTCATTACCTCCAGAGGCTTCATGTTCAGCAATAAGAAGGAGGAGCTGCAGGAGTTTATCAAAGACTACATCGAGCGGAACCAGATTGACGGCATCGCCGTTTACAATAACCAGAAGGTGAAGCTGAGTTCCGAGGAGAAGGGGAGTTTCTTCTTCTTTTCCTTCCTTAACGACGATGTTGTGGAAGAGATACTGAGCAAGAAGCAGGTGGCGAGATACGAATTCTTTGGATACGACCAGATCTACTGGGTCGGACATCCCATCTCCTCAAAAACCAACGAGAACATCGTTGTGGGTGGGCTGTTCCTGTATAGAAAGGTGCCATCCAACGAGGCGGAAAAGGTTTCCAAGATCCTAGATTCTTATAACAATTACTCTCAGGTTAAATTCTTCGCAGAGCCTGTGAAAAACTCATACAAGATCCTGCTAATCCTTATGACGCTCCTTGTGGTTTTCGCCGGCATATGGGGTAGCCTTATCTTCTCAAGGGGTATCACTGAGCCTTTGGAAAAGCTCGCAGAGGCCTCTTTGGACGTCTCCCGGGGTAATCTGGATGTTAACCTGGAATCCGTGGGGGATGACGAGATCGGTTTCCTTACCAAATCCTTCAACGACATGGTGAAAAGGCTCAAGGAGCATAACGAGGAGCTTAACCTTAAGAATGAGAAACTGGCGGAGATGTTTATGCAGATCGCCCGTGACAATCAGTACATCGATACGATCTTCAAGAACGTTAAATCCGCCATTGTGCTTTATGATGGCAACATGAACCCGCTTAAATCAAACGACCTTGCCCAGATGGTTATCGAGCAGAACCCCATTGAGTTCGAGCAGAAGGTTGCCGTCAGGATGGAGGAGTTTTTCCGCTCCAATAAGCATATATATCATTATCAGACCGAGCTTCTGCTCAACGGAGAGATACGAACCTTCACCGCCAATATCACCAAGCTTTACGGTCAGGACGGCTCCGTAGAGAATATTGTTATGGTTCTGGACGATATCACCGACATCGTCCATTATCAGCGGATGACTATCTGGAAGGAGATCGCCACACGCATCGCCCATGAGATCAAAAATCCCCTCACTCCTATTAAGCTCACAGCGGAGAGGGTTAAAAAACGCCTCGGCACAAGTCTTTCTGAAAATTCGGATAAGGAGCTTGTAAACAGCAGTATGGAGACTATAATAACCGAGGTTAACGAGCTCCAGAATATGGTGAACGAGTTCAATATGTTTGCAAGGCTCCCCGAGCTTGCCAAGGACAGCTTTGACCTCTGCGGGTTCTTCGATGAGATACTCCAGTTCTACGAGCAGTCCCACACGCATATAAGCTTTGAGATAGACTGCGCACCACCTTCAAAGGTGAACGCCGATAGAAATCAGCTTAAGCGTGTGTTCTTCAACCTTATGAACAACGCCATCCAAGCCATCGAAGGGGAGGGGAGCATAACCATAACCTCTGCTGAGCAGGGGGGGATGTACCGTATAACCTTTACTGATAGTGGGAAGGGGATCCCGTCCGAGGACATCTCCAAGATCTTTGTTCCATATTTCAGCAAAAAACCGGATGGAACAGGGCTCGGTCTTGCCATCGTGCGGAAGATTATCGAGGAGCACAACGGGAGGATAACCGCAGAGAGCAAAGAGGGTGAGTACACCCGATTCATAATAGAACTGCCGAAAGGGGCATAGATGGTACGAACTTTAATTATTGATGATGAAAAGAATATCTGCCTTACTATAAAAGGTATCCTTGAGGATGAAGGGTACGAGGTTGATTATGCTCTAACCTTTAAAGAGGGGTTTGAGAAACTTAAAGGACAGATGTACGACTTTGTGTTTCTGGACATATGGCTCCCCGATCACGACGGTATTGAGGGGCTTAAGGAGATAAAGCGGTATTTCCCCGAGATCGAGGTTGTTATGATAAGCGGTCACGGGAATATCGAAAACGCCGTGGAGGCGATACGCCTAGGTGCTTACGATTTCCTTGAGAAACCCCTCTCCCTTGACCGTATTATCCTCATAATTAAGCACCTTGAGGATAAGCTGGGTCTTCTGCACGATTTGCGTGAGTACAAGTTTAATCTGCTTAAGAAATACGACATCATCGGCGCAAGCAAAGAGATGGTGGAGCTTAAGAAGAAGATAGAGAAGATCGCCCCCACAAACGCCTGGGTACTTATCACAGGAGAGAACGGAACGGGAAAGGAGCATGTGGCACGGCTTGTTCATATGCTCAGTAAACGGAGCAAAAACAATTTTGTGGAGATAAACTGCGCCGCTATCCCCTCTGATCTTCTAGAAAGCGAGATGTTTGGCCATGAAAAGGGAGCCTTCACAGGGGCCCACGCCAGAACCACAGGTAAGCTTGAGGTAGCGGACGGGGGAACCGTCTTCCTTGATGAGATAGGTGATATGGAGCTGTCCTCTCAAGCGAAACTCCTGCGTGTGCTTGAAACAAACCAGTTCACAAGGGTGGGAGGAAATGAGCTCGTAACATCCGATTTCCGCCTTATCTGCGCTACAAACAAGAACCTTGAGGAGGAAATAAAAGCTGGGAACTTCCGGGAGGATCTTTACTACCGGATTAACGTGGTCCCCTTTGTTGTGCCGCCTCTGCGTGAGCGAACCGATGATATCCCGTTTCTGGTAGATTTTTTCATAAAGGAAGCCTGCTCGCTTAACGGTATGGAACTGAAGGTCATAAACAACAGCCTTATGGATGTTTTCCTCAACTTCTCATGGCCGGGCAACGTTCGCCAGCTTAAGAATATAGTCGAACGTATGGTGGTTCTATCCGAAGGGGATGAGCTTGATGTGGAGGATGCGCCCTCCTTCCTCCTCGGCGACAGGGAGCGGGTTACAAAATACGACGTTGAGTTCAGCTACCCCCTCAAGCACGCAAAGGAAAACTTCGAAAGGTATTATATCCTTAACGTTCTTAAAGCGAATTCATGGAACATCAGCCAATCCGCCCGTGTCCTTGATATTGAGCGGACCTATCTCCATAGAAAGATTAAACACTACGAGCTTGATAAGCTCAAAAATAACGGCAAATAGAGGCATTTGAATGGTTTCTGTAAGATACTTCGCACTCTCATTAATTATATTCCTGATCGCAGGGTTTCTTGTATACAAAGGGCTTGAAAAGACCGACGCGGACGATATAGAAGACATCCAGAAAGCTATGGGGGGCGGCTCCTTCACCAAGGTTGAAAAATTCAGCGAAGGTGAGGCGAACACAGTCCATTTTCAAGGGCTTAGCATACCCGTAAGCTTCAACGGTATCGATTACGCCTGCAAAGGGGATATGAAAGCTGAAACCCTTGACAGCAAGTCCGCCAAAGAGATCATGAAGTATCGCTACGATGCGCTCATATACCTTTCAAAGACCCTGCCCGATTACGTTGCAGGAAGGATAGAGCTTAGCGAAGCTGCGGATAAGGTCGGCGCAGAATATGGTATTGTCAGAGAGGTTAAGGAACCGGGTGTGTTCACCTTTATAAACTTCGGGTGTACGGAGCTTCCCTAGGCGCTTTCCACGTTAACCTGAGTAATTTGAGCATATTCCGCTCTTGCCATTTCCTGAGCCTGAAAACGGCGTGTGTTTATATCGTGGAAGTTCTCCTCAAGTCTCTGATAAACAAGATTATCCAGCTTGCCCTCTGCCACAAGCTCCTTCATGGTATTTCGAAGCTCAAGGTTACACATCCCTTTCCTGTAAGGTCTGTCCTCCGCCAGGGCAGTGAAAATGTCGGCTACGCTTATTATCCTTGAGCCAAGGGGGAGTTCATCTCGTTCAAGGTGGAAGGGATAGCCCGTTCCGTCGTTCTTTTCATGGTGGAAAGATGCCCAGAGCTTTATGACGTCAAGCGCTTCTATGGGGTCCAGGATATTATAGGTGTGGAACGTATGGCTCTTTATTATGTTGAACTCTTCTGCGGTAAGCTTTTCAGGCTTCTCGAGTATCTCCGGGGGAACGGCGACCTTGCCGATGTCGTGGAGGTATCCCGCTATCTTCACAAGCTTGCACTGTATTCTTGATA encodes:
- a CDS encoding 7-carboxy-7-deazaguanine synthase QueE is translated as MSSKGYIKEVFASIQGEGLFSGARQIFIRFAGCSAGCSYCDTDYEAGETFDFGGLEVENPISASELAELVQDRWEMGEFHSVAFTGGEPLEQKEFLFETASILRENALLMLETSGFNHELIPESAELFDMLSIDVKICEEGWDERLPALLDILNEIPGELYYLKLIADINNTDEDFEFAAGLLSGVFCTGMFLQSVDNSLDFKTIDKIQAIMYKKGAALLYRPQIHKLAGFR
- a CDS encoding sensor histidine kinase, whose product is MTGKGRYTIRRILMYSLLVAALLVVNLLVGSNIVNTGFPWYSNISIFLLINTNIILLLVVFILIFRNLGKLLVDRKRNIFGTRLQSKLVIFSVILAVIPVFIVFAFSSTVINNSIDKWFDAQIEQALKSSIDLMQKYQNRLEQDIIEQSDILSQLITSRGFMFSNKKEELQEFIKDYIERNQIDGIAVYNNQKVKLSSEEKGSFFFFSFLNDDVVEEILSKKQVARYEFFGYDQIYWVGHPISSKTNENIVVGGLFLYRKVPSNEAEKVSKILDSYNNYSQVKFFAEPVKNSYKILLILMTLLVVFAGIWGSLIFSRGITEPLEKLAEASLDVSRGNLDVNLESVGDDEIGFLTKSFNDMVKRLKEHNEELNLKNEKLAEMFMQIARDNQYIDTIFKNVKSAIVLYDGNMNPLKSNDLAQMVIEQNPIEFEQKVAVRMEEFFRSNKHIYHYQTELLLNGEIRTFTANITKLYGQDGSVENIVMVLDDITDIVHYQRMTIWKEIATRIAHEIKNPLTPIKLTAERVKKRLGTSLSENSDKELVNSSMETIITEVNELQNMVNEFNMFARLPELAKDSFDLCGFFDEILQFYEQSHTHISFEIDCAPPSKVNADRNQLKRVFFNLMNNAIQAIEGEGSITITSAEQGGMYRITFTDSGKGIPSEDISKIFVPYFSKKPDGTGLGLAIVRKIIEEHNGRITAESKEGEYTRFIIELPKGA
- a CDS encoding tetratricopeptide repeat protein, which gives rise to MMKLFSKKEQTFQDAMDLYNKKKYKQAAEICENLLKVHKENFEILNLLGDTYHKLGDKKKALETFNKLLKKFEGESFVDRALALTKKIIRLYPEEVEYREKLAEIYGRKKLVREMMDLLEDIATNYESEGKPTEASRVLRRMLEIDMKNPADVAELLRRIERAGSKEDITTAIEKALALKKLTGDYPVVFVDKALEYGVDRTFYIDRIDDYILCAPDRFSHVADISAEKLEEKFDKEFYELICEKVDSEQLVPFLVRLKQKYKSADIYGRLLDIARENQDMDMVANLTAEVAALPEDDIEYDLAKAVVERTSDIENHEILEKVYEIVVKAHAYDIKDQVMDILREAYEKAGETEKAQKIADEIYGAASSGPEPLDTAPAAGVISDFDDDEGMDDPETREMLESTLSSYSGGSEQPEGLTLDNFGDDSSDENVEVGTVELDSFGSDDDGDANVAEEELELDSFGAGDDEPEVEEEVLDLDSFQEEEKKPEPKPEPPKDKVLEIPEDEEFDLGMLSADDEPEEDDIFGSSDKGEESSSIDDMFGDLEPSEPEPEEEKEEENSPSTIDDLDFDNYTGDEEEVKPEKNTGSADLLSDLDFGEDSDKK
- a CDS encoding sigma-54-dependent transcriptional regulator, producing MVRTLIIDDEKNICLTIKGILEDEGYEVDYALTFKEGFEKLKGQMYDFVFLDIWLPDHDGIEGLKEIKRYFPEIEVVMISGHGNIENAVEAIRLGAYDFLEKPLSLDRIILIIKHLEDKLGLLHDLREYKFNLLKKYDIIGASKEMVELKKKIEKIAPTNAWVLITGENGTGKEHVARLVHMLSKRSKNNFVEINCAAIPSDLLESEMFGHEKGAFTGAHARTTGKLEVADGGTVFLDEIGDMELSSQAKLLRVLETNQFTRVGGNELVTSDFRLICATNKNLEEEIKAGNFREDLYYRINVVPFVVPPLRERTDDIPFLVDFFIKEACSLNGMELKVINNSLMDVFLNFSWPGNVRQLKNIVERMVVLSEGDELDVEDAPSFLLGDRERVTKYDVEFSYPLKHAKENFERYYILNVLKANSWNISQSARVLDIERTYLHRKIKHYELDKLKNNGK